The Pseudoalteromonas carrageenovora IAM 12662 DNA window ATTAATAAAAACGTGCGTTGCGATTCCATAACAGCTCTTATTTCTCGTGTTGGTGGTTAATATGGGTTAATTTTTCAGGTACGGGGTCATCTCCGCCTGAATGTAAAGGATGGCATTTTAATATGCGTTTAAGTGCTAACCAACTCCCTTTTACAAATCCATGCAAATTAATTGCTTGAATCGCATAATGAGAGCAGCTTGGATTAAAACGACAATGCGGGCCTAGTAGTGGGCTTATCCACATTTGATAACCGCGGATAAATAACACTAAACAACGCTTTGGAATAGCAACAAGTGGTTTTAGTAACCTCATGGTGTTTATGCCCCTGCGTATATTTAGTGAATAGATACCATGTATTTAAAGGCTCAATTAGAGATTTTAAACGCATGATTAAAAGGTGAGCTAAAGATACATTAATTAACCCTGCAATTCTATTGCTATCGGGGTTGTTTATTAGATTTAGCTGATTTGTTTGGGCGTTTTTTAAATGGTGGTGGTTTAGGTGCACCAGGTTTGCAGCGTTCATTTATTTTACGCCACAGTTTAGTTAACTGTTTGGTTAACTCTTCATTAGACTGCTCATCAACACCAGATTTAAC harbors:
- the yidD gene encoding membrane protein insertion efficiency factor YidD, producing the protein MRLLKPLVAIPKRCLVLFIRGYQMWISPLLGPHCRFNPSCSHYAIQAINLHGFVKGSWLALKRILKCHPLHSGGDDPVPEKLTHINHQHEK